A genomic region of Oncorhynchus mykiss isolate Arlee chromosome 16, USDA_OmykA_1.1, whole genome shotgun sequence contains the following coding sequences:
- the asb14b gene encoding dynein heavy chain 12, axonemal isoform X1, with protein MNSETEAGYVFDQPEEDVVTQYMIEQSLLKYNKHKGSLPNDPAGPEGDPDEVFTVIKEGNEEALIRLAEQPGAMSRVDDRGWIPLHEAAVQEKKSILEIVFSASPQGAEQCRTLKGETPLFLAVVCGLRENATFLLQNGCCPDLQNDDEESPLVAAIVNDQYDCASLLLRCNAKVDQTGDLERTALHEASLLGLDNFVNLLLHSGADPNARDVDKLTPLALAAETGHLNVVEVLLQKGASMQSQTEGSVLFEAVASGNPDIISLLLDYGAEPDMPNHSGHLPIHRAAYHGHLLVLERLISATKMEAVKKSGMSPLHSAAAGGHTQCLEVLLNAGYDPNFMLHPRVRNKYDDERRSALYFAVSNNDVQSTRLLLEAEAMVNQDPVNCLQVALRLGNYELINTLLRYGANASYYSRVNTTHFPSALQYALKDEVMLRMLLNHGYDVQRCFDCPYGDSSHDYAPWTTSFTKDMVFCEVITVKWLKHISAQVVRIMLDYTDHVTLCVKLKECLKTQKQWPEICYIQENVRSLKHLCRLRIRDCLSRLHLRSPAFISFMPLPTRLKDYLRYREYDIYSRGSPD; from the exons ATGAACTCCGAGACAGAGGCAGGATATGTTTTTGACCAACCAGAAGAGGACGTGGTCACACAGTATATGATTGAACAGAGCCTTCTGAAATACAACAAGCACAAAGGCTCACTCCCTAA TGATCCTGCAGGCCCTGAAGGTGATCCTGATGAGGTCTTTACAGTGATAAAGGAAG GTAATGAGGAGGCCCTAATAAGGCTAGCTGAGCAACCAGGAGCCATGTCCAGAGTAGACGACAGAGGATGGATCCCGTTACATGAGGCCGCAGTGCAGGAGAAGAAAAGTATACTGGAGATCGTCTTCTCAG CTTCCCCCCAGGGCGCAGAGCAGTGCCGGACTCTGAAAGGAGAGACACCTCTCTTCCTGGCTGTAGTGTGCGGCCTGAGGGAAAATGCTACGTTTCTGCTCCAGAACGGATGCTGTCCAGACCTCCAGAACGATGACGAGGAATCTCCACTTGTGGCAG CTATAGTAAATGACCAATATGATTGTGCCTCGCTCCTGCTTCGTTGCAATGCCAAGGTGGACCAAACAGGAGATCTGGAGCGGACTGCCCTCCATGAGGCATCCCTCCTGGGTCTGGACAATTTTGTTAACCTGCTACTGCATTCCGGAGCCGACCCAAACGCAAGGGATGTTGACAAGCTGACCCCACTGGCACTGGCTGCAGAGACAGGGCACCTTAACGTAGTGGAGGTCCTGCtacagaaag gaGCCAGCATGCAGTCTCAGACAGAGGGCTCTGTGCTGTTTGAGGCGGTTGCATCAGGTAATCCTGACATCATCTCTCTGCTGCTGGACTATGGGGCAGAGCCTGACATGCCCAACCACAGTGGGCACCTACCCATCCACCGTGCTGCATACCATGGGCATCTGTT ggtgTTGGAACGGTTGATCTCAGCAACAAAGATGGAGGCAGTGAAGAAGAGTGGTATGAGTCCCCTCCACTCTGCTGCTGCTGGGGGACACACCCAGTGCCTGGAGGTCCTTCTCAATGCAGGCTACGACCCCAACTTCATGCTGCACCCACGCGTGCGCAATAAATACGATGACGAACGCAGGTCGGCTCTCTACTTTGCTGTATCGAACAACGATGTCCAGTCCACCCGTCTGCTGCTGGAGGCTGAGGCCATGGTCAACCAGGACCCTGTCAACTGTCTACAGGTGGCTCTGCGGCTGGGCAACTATGAGCTTATAAACACTCTTCTGAG GTACGGTGCTAACGCCAGCTACTATTCTCGTGTCAACACAACACACTTCCCATCAGCACTGCAGTATGCATTGAAAGATGAGGTCATGCTGAGGATGCTTCTCAACCATGGATACGATGTACAGCGCTGCTTTGACTGTCCCTATGGAGACAGTTCCCATGACTACGCACCCTGGACGACCTCGTTCACCAAAGACATGGTG ttctGTGAGGTGATAACAGTCAAGTGGCTGAAACACATCTCGGCACAGGTAGTGCGCATCATGCTAGACTACACAGACCACGTCACGCTCTGTGTCAAACTCAAGGAATGCCTGAAGACACAGAAACAGTGGCCTGAGATATGCTATATCCAAG AGAATGTGCGCAGCCTGAAGCACCTGTGTCGGCTGCGTATCCGGGACTGCCTGAGCCGTCTGCATCTGCGATCCCCAGCCTTCATCAGCTTCATGCCTCTCCCCACCAGGCTTAAGGACTACCTCCGATACAGAGAGTATGACATCTACAGCAGGGGCAGCCCTGATTGA
- the asb14b gene encoding dynein heavy chain 12, axonemal isoform X2, whose amino-acid sequence MNSETEAGYVFDQPEEDVVTQYMIEQSLLKYNKHKGSLPNDPAGPEGDPDEVFTVIKEGNEEALIRLAEQPGAMSRVDDRGWIPLHEAAVQEKKSILEIVFSASPQGAEQCRTLKGETPLFLAVVCGLRENATFLLQNGCCPDLQNDDEESPLVAAIVNDQYDCASLLLRCNAKVDQTGDLERTALHEASLLGLDNFVNLLLHSGADPNARDVDKLTPLALAAETGHLNVVEVLLQKGASMQSQTEGSVLFEAVASGNPDIISLLLDYGAEPDMPNHSGHLPIHRAAYHGHLLVLERLISATKMEAVKKSGMSPLHSAAAGGHTQCLEVLLNAGYDPNFMLHPRVRNKYDDERRSALYFAVSNNDVQSTRLLLEAEAMVNQDPVNCLQVALRLGNYELINTLLRYGANASYYSRVNTTHFPSALQYALKDEVMLRMLLNHGYDVQRCFDCPYGDSSHDYAPWTTSFTKDMFCEVITVKWLKHISAQVVRIMLDYTDHVTLCVKLKECLKTQKQWPEICYIQENVRSLKHLCRLRIRDCLSRLHLRSPAFISFMPLPTRLKDYLRYREYDIYSRGSPD is encoded by the exons ATGAACTCCGAGACAGAGGCAGGATATGTTTTTGACCAACCAGAAGAGGACGTGGTCACACAGTATATGATTGAACAGAGCCTTCTGAAATACAACAAGCACAAAGGCTCACTCCCTAA TGATCCTGCAGGCCCTGAAGGTGATCCTGATGAGGTCTTTACAGTGATAAAGGAAG GTAATGAGGAGGCCCTAATAAGGCTAGCTGAGCAACCAGGAGCCATGTCCAGAGTAGACGACAGAGGATGGATCCCGTTACATGAGGCCGCAGTGCAGGAGAAGAAAAGTATACTGGAGATCGTCTTCTCAG CTTCCCCCCAGGGCGCAGAGCAGTGCCGGACTCTGAAAGGAGAGACACCTCTCTTCCTGGCTGTAGTGTGCGGCCTGAGGGAAAATGCTACGTTTCTGCTCCAGAACGGATGCTGTCCAGACCTCCAGAACGATGACGAGGAATCTCCACTTGTGGCAG CTATAGTAAATGACCAATATGATTGTGCCTCGCTCCTGCTTCGTTGCAATGCCAAGGTGGACCAAACAGGAGATCTGGAGCGGACTGCCCTCCATGAGGCATCCCTCCTGGGTCTGGACAATTTTGTTAACCTGCTACTGCATTCCGGAGCCGACCCAAACGCAAGGGATGTTGACAAGCTGACCCCACTGGCACTGGCTGCAGAGACAGGGCACCTTAACGTAGTGGAGGTCCTGCtacagaaag gaGCCAGCATGCAGTCTCAGACAGAGGGCTCTGTGCTGTTTGAGGCGGTTGCATCAGGTAATCCTGACATCATCTCTCTGCTGCTGGACTATGGGGCAGAGCCTGACATGCCCAACCACAGTGGGCACCTACCCATCCACCGTGCTGCATACCATGGGCATCTGTT ggtgTTGGAACGGTTGATCTCAGCAACAAAGATGGAGGCAGTGAAGAAGAGTGGTATGAGTCCCCTCCACTCTGCTGCTGCTGGGGGACACACCCAGTGCCTGGAGGTCCTTCTCAATGCAGGCTACGACCCCAACTTCATGCTGCACCCACGCGTGCGCAATAAATACGATGACGAACGCAGGTCGGCTCTCTACTTTGCTGTATCGAACAACGATGTCCAGTCCACCCGTCTGCTGCTGGAGGCTGAGGCCATGGTCAACCAGGACCCTGTCAACTGTCTACAGGTGGCTCTGCGGCTGGGCAACTATGAGCTTATAAACACTCTTCTGAG GTACGGTGCTAACGCCAGCTACTATTCTCGTGTCAACACAACACACTTCCCATCAGCACTGCAGTATGCATTGAAAGATGAGGTCATGCTGAGGATGCTTCTCAACCATGGATACGATGTACAGCGCTGCTTTGACTGTCCCTATGGAGACAGTTCCCATGACTACGCACCCTGGACGACCTCGTTCACCAAAGACATG ttctGTGAGGTGATAACAGTCAAGTGGCTGAAACACATCTCGGCACAGGTAGTGCGCATCATGCTAGACTACACAGACCACGTCACGCTCTGTGTCAAACTCAAGGAATGCCTGAAGACACAGAAACAGTGGCCTGAGATATGCTATATCCAAG AGAATGTGCGCAGCCTGAAGCACCTGTGTCGGCTGCGTATCCGGGACTGCCTGAGCCGTCTGCATCTGCGATCCCCAGCCTTCATCAGCTTCATGCCTCTCCCCACCAGGCTTAAGGACTACCTCCGATACAGAGAGTATGACATCTACAGCAGGGGCAGCCCTGATTGA